The following proteins come from a genomic window of Helicobacter sp. MIT 99-5507:
- a CDS encoding DedA family protein — protein sequence MESILETLSQSIGIWGYAVLFFYSFGGGLVALIAASILSSGVIESINSLNIYVCIFIASIANFIGSSLLFYMARYQKKEVMKYFSAHRRKIALSHIWIKKYSYLIIFIHKYLYGIKTIIPLVIGFSKFDSKKFLIYNFFASFVWGILIGGFSYAMGDIIRNLYDKYSNPYIFPIVGIIIIVLFFILANKITKKV from the coding sequence TTGGAATCTATTTTAGAAACATTAAGTCAATCAATAGGAATATGGGGCTATGCAGTGTTATTTTTTTATTCATTTGGTGGTGGGCTTGTAGCTCTTATTGCTGCTTCTATCTTATCAAGCGGAGTAATAGAATCTATAAATTCTCTAAATATTTATGTTTGCATATTCATCGCCTCTATTGCTAATTTTATTGGTTCTAGCTTGTTGTTTTATATGGCTAGGTATCAAAAAAAAGAAGTGATGAAGTATTTTTCTGCTCATAGAAGAAAAATTGCTTTAAGCCATATTTGGATAAAAAAATATAGCTATTTGATTATTTTTATTCATAAATATTTATATGGTATTAAGACTATCATTCCTCTTGTGATTGGATTTAGTAAATTTGATAGTAAGAAATTTTTGATATATAACTTTTTTGCTTCATTTGTATGGGGTATTCTTATTGGTGGATTTAGCTATGCAATGGGTGATATTATTAGAAATCTATATGATAAATATTCAAACCCTTATATTTTTCCAATTGTTGGAATTATAATTATTGTTTTATTTTTTATACTTGCAAATAAAATTACAAAAAAAGTATAA